A single window of Nasonia vitripennis strain AsymCx chromosome 4, Nvit_psr_1.1, whole genome shotgun sequence DNA harbors:
- the LOC100677953 gene encoding interferon-inducible double-stranded RNA-dependent protein kinase activator A homolog B-like isoform X3, with product MAVEKNPVTILQEMEAKIGSAPIYELCPSELLTVPPIFTFKVSCNGLTAYGSGKSKKDAKQNAAQNMIEKMGQRNIVMKPAAAASARDNSIQELMKLCNKLQLEEPIYKELERTGPPHAPVYSTLCTVSKFQQDGTARTKRQSKQIAARKMIDQLKDTFSLASSPPDNGNKRIKRMVMDDNANTIDFSQVNAIDQASKLKINYQLKMENKRKELFKNLSSSSVTFTILLSNLQEMSDLIQECQLNCSSQKITKLKQMFQNVMDTAKIDFHHMLLQTADPATFMLIIQLNIVPDVIEMSIGKTREEAEWRTISKVVGSLKELLN from the exons ATGGCCGTGGAAAAAAATCCTGTGACCATACTACAGGAGATGGAGGCAAAGATTGGGTCAGCGCCTATCTACGAACTGTGTCCCAGCGAACTCTTGACTGTTCCACCAATATTCACGTTCAAAGTTTCATGCAATGGTCTTACAGCCTATGGTTCAGGCAAATCTAAAAAGGATGCCAAACAGAATGCTGCCCAAAACATGATTGAAAAAATGGGTCAACGCAATATTGTGATGAAACCAGCTGCAGCTGCATCTGCACGAGATAACTCAATTCAAGAATTAATG AAACTTTGTAATAAGCTTCAGTTAGAAGAACCTATTTATAAGGAATTAGAGAGAACAGGTCCCCCTCATGCTCCAGTCTATTCAACTCTGTGCACGGTGTCTAAGTTTCAACAAGATGGCACTGCTAGGACAAAAAGACAATCCAAACAAATTGCTGCTAGGAAGATGATAGATCAGCTTAAAGATACTTTCAGTCTTGCTAGCTCACCCCCGGACAATGGCAACAAGCGAATTAAAAGAATGGTCATGGACGATAACGCAAACACTATAGACTTTTCTCAAGTAAATGCAATTGATCAAGCATCGAAACTAAAAATCAATTATCAATtgaaaatggaaaataaacGCAAGGAGTTGTTTAAGAACCTTAGCAGTTCTTCTGTCACCTTCACCATTCTTCTGTCAAACTTGCAAGAAATGAGTGATTTAATTCAAGAATGTCAATTGAACTGCAGTAGCCAAAAAATCACTAAACTGAAGCAAATGTTTCAAAATGTCATGGACACAGCCAAAATAGATTTTCATCATATGCTGTTGCAAACTGCTGATCCTGCAACGTTTATGTTGATTATTCAATTGAATATAGTTCCAGATGTTATAGAGATGAGTATTGGTAAAACAAGGGAAGAAGCTGAGTGGCGAACAATAAGCAAGGTAGTAGGCAGTCTCAAGGAGCTTTTGAACTGA
- the LOC100677953 gene encoding RISC-loading complex subunit tarbp2-like isoform X1, whose amino-acid sequence MLFAFSCNAGEEGAYMTIYNSFWTFEICIFGYRLRLNTVTMAVEKNPVTILQEMEAKIGSAPIYELCPSELLTVPPIFTFKVSCNGLTAYGSGKSKKDAKQNAAQNMIEKMGQRNIVMKPAAAASARDNSIQELMKLCNKLQLEEPIYKELERTGPPHAPVYSTLCTVSKFQQDGTARTKRQSKQIAARKMIDQLKDTFSLASSPPDNGNKRIKRMVMDDNANTIDFSQVNAIDQASKLKINYQLKMENKRKELFKNLSSSSVTFTILLSNLQEMSDLIQECQLNCSSQKITKLKQMFQNVMDTAKIDFHHMLLQTADPATFMLIIQLNIVPDVIEMSIGKTREEAEWRTISKVVGSLKELLN is encoded by the exons ATGCTCTTTGCGTTCTCTTGCAATGCAGGCGAAGAAGGTGCTTATATGACGATTTATAACTCGTTTTGGACGTTTgaaatat GTATTTTTGGATATAGATTGCGATTAAATACTGTCACAATGGCCGTGGAAAAAAATCCTGTGACCATACTACAGGAGATGGAGGCAAAGATTGGGTCAGCGCCTATCTACGAACTGTGTCCCAGCGAACTCTTGACTGTTCCACCAATATTCACGTTCAAAGTTTCATGCAATGGTCTTACAGCCTATGGTTCAGGCAAATCTAAAAAGGATGCCAAACAGAATGCTGCCCAAAACATGATTGAAAAAATGGGTCAACGCAATATTGTGATGAAACCAGCTGCAGCTGCATCTGCACGAGATAACTCAATTCAAGAATTAATG AAACTTTGTAATAAGCTTCAGTTAGAAGAACCTATTTATAAGGAATTAGAGAGAACAGGTCCCCCTCATGCTCCAGTCTATTCAACTCTGTGCACGGTGTCTAAGTTTCAACAAGATGGCACTGCTAGGACAAAAAGACAATCCAAACAAATTGCTGCTAGGAAGATGATAGATCAGCTTAAAGATACTTTCAGTCTTGCTAGCTCACCCCCGGACAATGGCAACAAGCGAATTAAAAGAATGGTCATGGACGATAACGCAAACACTATAGACTTTTCTCAAGTAAATGCAATTGATCAAGCATCGAAACTAAAAATCAATTATCAATtgaaaatggaaaataaacGCAAGGAGTTGTTTAAGAACCTTAGCAGTTCTTCTGTCACCTTCACCATTCTTCTGTCAAACTTGCAAGAAATGAGTGATTTAATTCAAGAATGTCAATTGAACTGCAGTAGCCAAAAAATCACTAAACTGAAGCAAATGTTTCAAAATGTCATGGACACAGCCAAAATAGATTTTCATCATATGCTGTTGCAAACTGCTGATCCTGCAACGTTTATGTTGATTATTCAATTGAATATAGTTCCAGATGTTATAGAGATGAGTATTGGTAAAACAAGGGAAGAAGCTGAGTGGCGAACAATAAGCAAGGTAGTAGGCAGTCTCAAGGAGCTTTTGAACTGA
- the LOC100677953 gene encoding RISC-loading complex subunit tarbp2-like isoform X2 — protein MLTREGISIFGYRLRLNTVTMAVEKNPVTILQEMEAKIGSAPIYELCPSELLTVPPIFTFKVSCNGLTAYGSGKSKKDAKQNAAQNMIEKMGQRNIVMKPAAAASARDNSIQELMKLCNKLQLEEPIYKELERTGPPHAPVYSTLCTVSKFQQDGTARTKRQSKQIAARKMIDQLKDTFSLASSPPDNGNKRIKRMVMDDNANTIDFSQVNAIDQASKLKINYQLKMENKRKELFKNLSSSSVTFTILLSNLQEMSDLIQECQLNCSSQKITKLKQMFQNVMDTAKIDFHHMLLQTADPATFMLIIQLNIVPDVIEMSIGKTREEAEWRTISKVVGSLKELLN, from the exons ATGCTCACGAGAGAAGGCATAA GTATTTTTGGATATAGATTGCGATTAAATACTGTCACAATGGCCGTGGAAAAAAATCCTGTGACCATACTACAGGAGATGGAGGCAAAGATTGGGTCAGCGCCTATCTACGAACTGTGTCCCAGCGAACTCTTGACTGTTCCACCAATATTCACGTTCAAAGTTTCATGCAATGGTCTTACAGCCTATGGTTCAGGCAAATCTAAAAAGGATGCCAAACAGAATGCTGCCCAAAACATGATTGAAAAAATGGGTCAACGCAATATTGTGATGAAACCAGCTGCAGCTGCATCTGCACGAGATAACTCAATTCAAGAATTAATG AAACTTTGTAATAAGCTTCAGTTAGAAGAACCTATTTATAAGGAATTAGAGAGAACAGGTCCCCCTCATGCTCCAGTCTATTCAACTCTGTGCACGGTGTCTAAGTTTCAACAAGATGGCACTGCTAGGACAAAAAGACAATCCAAACAAATTGCTGCTAGGAAGATGATAGATCAGCTTAAAGATACTTTCAGTCTTGCTAGCTCACCCCCGGACAATGGCAACAAGCGAATTAAAAGAATGGTCATGGACGATAACGCAAACACTATAGACTTTTCTCAAGTAAATGCAATTGATCAAGCATCGAAACTAAAAATCAATTATCAATtgaaaatggaaaataaacGCAAGGAGTTGTTTAAGAACCTTAGCAGTTCTTCTGTCACCTTCACCATTCTTCTGTCAAACTTGCAAGAAATGAGTGATTTAATTCAAGAATGTCAATTGAACTGCAGTAGCCAAAAAATCACTAAACTGAAGCAAATGTTTCAAAATGTCATGGACACAGCCAAAATAGATTTTCATCATATGCTGTTGCAAACTGCTGATCCTGCAACGTTTATGTTGATTATTCAATTGAATATAGTTCCAGATGTTATAGAGATGAGTATTGGTAAAACAAGGGAAGAAGCTGAGTGGCGAACAATAAGCAAGGTAGTAGGCAGTCTCAAGGAGCTTTTGAACTGA